The following coding sequences lie in one Arachis hypogaea cultivar Tifrunner chromosome 4, arahy.Tifrunner.gnm2.J5K5, whole genome shotgun sequence genomic window:
- the LOC112795648 gene encoding kinesin-like protein KIN-12B isoform X1, whose product MKHFMLPKNASLRDASAAELPKQRPSNSRKHKPSKENDPPSDPNIFALAASDSKPSPAKLKSPLPPRPPSSNPLKRKLSADAFADNSAPTGSSDSGVRVVVRMRPLCKEKDEEDPIVQKISDDSVSINGQTFTFDSVADMEATQLDIFEHVGVPLVENCLAGFNSSVFAYGQTGSGKTYTMWGPANALSEENAASEQRGLTPRVFERLFARINEEQTKHSDKQLSYQCHCSFLEIYNEQITDLLDPNQRNLQIREDVKSGVYVENLTEEQVSTMKDVTRLLIKGFTNRRVGATSINSESSRSHTVFTCVVEFRCKSSVDGTSRFKTSRINLVDLAGSERQKLTGAAGERLKEAGNINRSLSQLGNLINILAEISQTGKQRHIPYRDSRLTFLLQESLGGNAKLAMICAISPAQSCRSETFSTLRFAQRAKAIKNKAVVNEVMQEDVNQLREVIRQLRDELHRIKANGYNPADSSGGHSAAWIRRSLNLLQSSLSRPLQLSCVDEDGDEEMEIDEEGVHDHDAVSCSATMLDNCNVAQNDKEQDMGESLGDFTGFSAPKTCSDSPSATMDCVTPDSLSIVPCDSSPLLKSPTLSISPRLSSGRKSLRMSSVVSPSENDLDVESEMGIKTGNQKSSSAAFSTQTAPNFLSKTENLAASIRHGLEILDGHRRSAALRHSSYRFSLLPRESRLVVPANRVDVGVQTFLDDTVKEDSSVFTCSNCKNRMQVDADEADNNSNLQLVPVDCPNSSLELVPVDNLGSADKSKKHVLKAVEKVLAGSIRREMALEEFCAKQNYEIMQLNRLVQQYKHERECNAIVAQTREDKILRLESLMDGVLPSEDFMDEEHLALVHEHKLLKEKFKNHPEVLKMQIELKRVRDELEQYQSFYKLGEREVLMEEIQSLRSQLQFYVDSSSQSGRKQYPLLQLTSSSQPRLSATLTAIPESTDEKAETDEIPESTGEERAEANEIPASSEESSEAILERERIKWTEAESRWICLSEELRAELESNRLLAEKRKQELDAERKCSEELQEAMHMAIEGHARLLEQYADLEEKHIQLLARHRNIQQGIEDVKKAASRAGVRGAESKFINALAAEISALKAEREKERRILRDENRGLQSQLKDTAEAMQAAGELLLRLKEAEEAVTTAQKRTMDAELEATKAYKQMEKLKKKHEKEISELNIQLKETRAKELMQPAYDDDIVMPIYDEPHSIGVHDLEHFDNTEDGEFEKLAEPSWFSGYDRCNI is encoded by the exons ATGAAGCACTTCATGCTGCCCAAAAACGCGAGCCTAAGGGACGCTTCCGCCGCGGAGCTCCCCAAACAGAGGCCGAGCAACTCTCGCAAGCACAAACCCTCAAAAGAGAACGACCCTCCCTCAGATCCCAATATTTTCGCTCTCGCCGCTTCCGATTCAAAGCCTTCGCCGGCCAAATTGAAGAGCCCCCTGCCTCCAAGACCTCCTTCTTCCAATCCACTGAAGAGGAAGCTCAGCGCCGATGCTTTTGCTGACAACTCGGCCCCCACCGGATCCTCCGATTCCGGCGTTAGG GTTGTTGTGAGGATGAGGCCACTGTGTAAGGAGAAGGATGAAGAGGATCCTATAGTTCAGAAGATCTCTGATGATTCGGTGTCGATCAATGGCCAGACTTTCACCTTTGATTCGGTTGCAGATATGGAAGCTACGCAG CTGGATATTTTCGAGCATGTTGGGGTGCCTCTGGTTGAGAATTGCTTGGCTGGTTTCAATAGTTCAGTGTTTGCTTATGGACAG actgGGAGTGGAAAGACTTATACAATGTGGGGTCCTGCTAATGCTTTATCGGAGGAAAATGCAGCCAGCGAACAACGGGGTCTTACACCCCGTGTCTTTGAGAGACTATTTGCACGCATAAATGAA GAGCAAACTAAGCATTCAGACAAACAACTCAGCTACCAGTGCCACTGCTCTTTTCTTGAG ATATACAATGAACAAATCACGGATCTTTTAGATCCAAATCAAAGAAACCTACAG ATAAGGGAAGATGTTAAATCTGGTGTTTATGTAGAAAACCTTACGGAGGAGCAAGTGTCAACCATGAAGGATGTAACTCGGCTTTTAATAAAG GGATTCACAAACAGAAGAGTAGGTGCAACCAGTATAAATTCTGAGAGTTCTCGCTCACATACTGTTTTTACTTGTGTTGTTGAATTTCGATGCAAG AGCTCGGTAGATGGTACAAGCAGATTTAAAACAAGTAGAATCAATCTTGTTGATCTAGCTGGATCAGAAAGACAAAAATTGACTGGTGCTGCAGGGGAGCGTTTGAAGGAAGCCGGCAATATCAATAGATCACTCTCACAGCTTGG GAATCTGATAAATATTCTTGCAGAAATTTCTCAGACAGGAAAGCAGCGCCATATACCATATAGAGACTCCAGGTTGACATTTTTATTGCAGGAGTCTCTTGGAGGAAATGCAAAATTAGCAATGATTTGTGCTATTTCTCCAGCACAAAG TTGTAGAAGTGAAACTTTCAGTACACTGAGATTTGCACAACGTGCCAAAGCTATCAAGAACAAGGCAGTTGTTAATGAAGTCATGCAGGAAGATGTCAACCAATTGCGAGAAGTGATACGACAATTAAGG GATGAGCTGCATCGAATCAAAGCAAATGGTTACAATCCAGCAGACTCAAGTGGAGGTCATTCAGCAGCTTGGATTCGAAGAAGCTTGAATTTATTACAGTCTAGCCTCAGTCGGCCACTACAATTATCTTGCGTTGATGAAGATGGTGATGAAGAGATGGAGATTGATGAGGAAGGTGTTCATGACCATGATGCTGTTTCCTGCAGTGCCACTATGTTGGATAATTGCAATGTTGCACAAAATGACAAGGAGCAGGATATGG GTGAATCCCTAGGAGATTTTACTGGTTTTTCAGCCCCTAAAACGTGCAGTGATTCTCCTAGTGCTACAATGGATTGTGTCACCCCAGATAGTCTCAGCATAGTTCCATGTGATTCATCCCCATTACTTAAATCCCCAACTCTCAGTATTTCTCCTAGGCTCAGCAGTGGAAGGAAAAGTCTGCGGATGTCATCAGTGGTCTCCCCTTCCGAGAACGACCTTGATGTTGAAAGTGAGATGGGAATTAAAACTGGGAATCAGAAAAGCTCATCTGCTGCCTTTTCAACTCAGACAGCTCCAAATTTCCTTTCTAAAACAGAAAACTTAGCAGCAAGCATACGCCATGGTCTTGAAATTCTTGATGGCCATCGTCGTAGTGCTGCTTTGAGGCATTCATCATATAGGTTTTCGTTACTACCAAGAGAATCCAGATTAGTTGTTCCAGCTAACAGAGTTGATGTGGGAGTGCAGACTTTTCTTGATGATACTGTCAAAGAAGATTCTTCTGTATTCACATGTAGTAATTGTAAAAACAGAATGCAAGTTGATGCTGATGAAGCTGACAATAACTCAAACCTACAGTTGGTACCCGTTGATTGTCCTAACTCAAGCCTAGAGTTGGTACCTGTTGATAATCTTGGGTCCGCTGATAAGTCGAAGAAGCATGTTCTGAAA GCAGTAGAGAAGGTTTTGGCAGGATCTATAAGGAGAGAAATGGCACTTGAAGAATTCTGTGCAAAGCAGAACTATGAGATAATGCAGCTTAACCGCTTG GTGCAACAGTACAAACATGAGAGGGAGTGCAATGCCATAGTAGCACAAACAAGGGAAGATAAAATTCTTCGCCTTGAGAGCCTCATGGATGGTGTTTTACCCTCTGAGGACTTCATGGATGAAGAACATCTGGCCCTTGTCCATGAACACAAG CTTTTAAAGGAGAAGTTCAAGAATCATCCCGAAGTTTTGAAGATGCAGATAGAGTTAAAAAGGGTAAGAGATGAACTAGAACAGTATCAGAGTTTCTACAAATTGGGTGAGAGGGAAGTGTTGATGGAAGAAATACAAAGTTTAAGAAGCCAGCTTCAGTTTTACGTTGATTCTTCATCTCAATCTGGAAGGAAGCAATATCCCCTGTTGCAGTTAACTAGTTCCTCCCAACCTAGATTGTCAGCAACACTCACAGCCATCCCAGAGTCAACAGATGAGAAAGCTGAAACAGACGAAATTCCAGAGTCAACAGGGGAGGAGAGGGCTGAGGCCAATGAAATTCCAGCATCATCAGAGGAGAGCTCTGAAGCGATACTTGAAAGAGAAAGAATTAAATGGACTGAGGCAGAAAGCAGATGGATTTGTCTTTCTGAGGAATTGAGAGCTGAGCTTGAATCTAACAGATTGCTAGCTGAAAAGAGGAAGCAGGAATTGGATGCCGAGAGGAAGTGTAGTGAGGAACTTCAGGAAGCAATGCATATGGCTATAGAAGGCCATGCAAGGCTTCTCGAACAGTATGCAGATTTGGAAGAGAAACATATCCAATTGCTTGCGAGGCATAGAAACATTCAACAAGGAATTGAGGATGTCAAGAAAGCAGCCTCCAGGGCAGGAGTAAGAGGTGCAGAGTCTAAGTTCATAAATGCCCTTGCTGCGGAAATTTCAGCATTAAAagcagaaagagaaaaagaaaggcgAATCCTAAGGGATGAAAACAGAGGCCTTCAATCCCAATTGAAGGATACTGCTGAAGCAATGCAAGCTGCAGGTGAATTGCTTTTGCGGCTTAAAGAAGCAGAAGAAGCTGTCACTACTGCACAG AAACGGACAATGGATGCAGAACTGGAAGCTACAAAGGCCTATAAACAAATGGAGAAGCTTAAGAAGAAACACGAAAAGGAAATCAGTGAACTCAATATTCAGCTCAAAGAAACGCGTGCAAAAGAATTGATGCAACCAGCCTATGATGATGACATTGTAATGCCCATATATGATGAGCCACATAGTATTGGTGTTCATGATCTTGAGCACTTTGATAATACAGAGGATGGGGAGTTTGAAAAACTAGCAGAACCATCATGGTTCTCTGGCTATGATAGATGCAACATATAG
- the LOC112795648 gene encoding kinesin-like protein KIN-12B isoform X2 → MKHFMLPKNASLRDASAAELPKQRPSNSRKHKPSKENDPPSDPNIFALAASDSKPSPAKLKSPLPPRPPSSNPLKRKLSADAFADNSAPTGSSDSGVRVVVRMRPLCKEKDEEDPIVQKISDDSVSINGQTFTFDSVADMEATQLDIFEHVGVPLVENCLAGFNSSVFAYGQTGSGKTYTMWGPANALSEENAASEQRGLTPRVFERLFARINEEQTKHSDKQLSYQCHCSFLEIYNEQITDLLDPNQRNLQIREDVKSGVYVENLTEEQVSTMKDVTRLLIKGFTNRRVGATSINSESSRSHTVFTCVVEFRCKSSVDGTSRFKTSRINLVDLAGSERQKLTGAAGERLKEAGNINRSLSQLGNLINILAEISQTGKQRHIPYRDSRLTFLLQESLGGNAKLAMICAISPAQSCRSETFSTLRFAQRAKAIKNKAVVNEVMQEDVNQLREVIRQLRDELHRIKANGYNPADSSGGHSAAWIRRSLNLLQSSLSRPLQLSCVDEDGDEEMEIDEEGVHDHDAVSCSATMLDNCNVAQNDKEQDMGKPCDDKNTPSCSGSRCLNEKSSSSIVTTSFSLPVGESLGDFTGFSAPKTCSDSPSATMDCVTPDSLSIVPCDSSPLLKSPTLSISPRLSSGRKSLRMSSVVSPSENDLDVESEMGIKTGNQKSSSAAFSTQTAPNFLSKTENLAASIRHGLEILDGHRRSAALRHSSYRFSLLPRESRLVVPANRVDVGVQTFLDDTVKEDSSVFTCSNCKNRMQVDADEADNNSNLQLVPVDCPNSSLELVPVDNLGSADKSKKHVLKAVEKVLAGSIRREMALEEFCAKQNYEIMQLNRLVQQYKHERECNAIVAQTREDKILRLESLMDGVLPSEDFMDEEHLALVHEHKLLKEKFKNHPEVLKMQIELKRVRDELEQYQSFYKLGEREVLMEEIQSLRSQLQFYVDSSSQSGRKQYPLLQLTSSSQPRLSATLTAIPESTDEKAETDEIPESTGEERAEANEIPASSEESSEAILERERIKWTEAESRWICLSEELRAELESNRLLAEKRKQELDAERKCSEELQEAMHMAIEGHARLLEQYADLEEKHIQLLARHRNIQQGIEDVKKAASRAGVRGAESKFINALAAEISALKAEREKERRILRDENRGLQSQLKDTAEAMQAAGELLLRLKEAEEAVTTAQKRTMDAELEATKAYKQMEKLKKKHEKEISELNIQLKETRAKELMQPAYDDDIVMPIYDEPHSIGVHDLEHFDNTEDGEFEKLAEPSWFSGYDRCNI, encoded by the exons ATGAAGCACTTCATGCTGCCCAAAAACGCGAGCCTAAGGGACGCTTCCGCCGCGGAGCTCCCCAAACAGAGGCCGAGCAACTCTCGCAAGCACAAACCCTCAAAAGAGAACGACCCTCCCTCAGATCCCAATATTTTCGCTCTCGCCGCTTCCGATTCAAAGCCTTCGCCGGCCAAATTGAAGAGCCCCCTGCCTCCAAGACCTCCTTCTTCCAATCCACTGAAGAGGAAGCTCAGCGCCGATGCTTTTGCTGACAACTCGGCCCCCACCGGATCCTCCGATTCCGGCGTTAGG GTTGTTGTGAGGATGAGGCCACTGTGTAAGGAGAAGGATGAAGAGGATCCTATAGTTCAGAAGATCTCTGATGATTCGGTGTCGATCAATGGCCAGACTTTCACCTTTGATTCGGTTGCAGATATGGAAGCTACGCAG CTGGATATTTTCGAGCATGTTGGGGTGCCTCTGGTTGAGAATTGCTTGGCTGGTTTCAATAGTTCAGTGTTTGCTTATGGACAG actgGGAGTGGAAAGACTTATACAATGTGGGGTCCTGCTAATGCTTTATCGGAGGAAAATGCAGCCAGCGAACAACGGGGTCTTACACCCCGTGTCTTTGAGAGACTATTTGCACGCATAAATGAA GAGCAAACTAAGCATTCAGACAAACAACTCAGCTACCAGTGCCACTGCTCTTTTCTTGAG ATATACAATGAACAAATCACGGATCTTTTAGATCCAAATCAAAGAAACCTACAG ATAAGGGAAGATGTTAAATCTGGTGTTTATGTAGAAAACCTTACGGAGGAGCAAGTGTCAACCATGAAGGATGTAACTCGGCTTTTAATAAAG GGATTCACAAACAGAAGAGTAGGTGCAACCAGTATAAATTCTGAGAGTTCTCGCTCACATACTGTTTTTACTTGTGTTGTTGAATTTCGATGCAAG AGCTCGGTAGATGGTACAAGCAGATTTAAAACAAGTAGAATCAATCTTGTTGATCTAGCTGGATCAGAAAGACAAAAATTGACTGGTGCTGCAGGGGAGCGTTTGAAGGAAGCCGGCAATATCAATAGATCACTCTCACAGCTTGG GAATCTGATAAATATTCTTGCAGAAATTTCTCAGACAGGAAAGCAGCGCCATATACCATATAGAGACTCCAGGTTGACATTTTTATTGCAGGAGTCTCTTGGAGGAAATGCAAAATTAGCAATGATTTGTGCTATTTCTCCAGCACAAAG TTGTAGAAGTGAAACTTTCAGTACACTGAGATTTGCACAACGTGCCAAAGCTATCAAGAACAAGGCAGTTGTTAATGAAGTCATGCAGGAAGATGTCAACCAATTGCGAGAAGTGATACGACAATTAAGG GATGAGCTGCATCGAATCAAAGCAAATGGTTACAATCCAGCAGACTCAAGTGGAGGTCATTCAGCAGCTTGGATTCGAAGAAGCTTGAATTTATTACAGTCTAGCCTCAGTCGGCCACTACAATTATCTTGCGTTGATGAAGATGGTGATGAAGAGATGGAGATTGATGAGGAAGGTGTTCATGACCATGATGCTGTTTCCTGCAGTGCCACTATGTTGGATAATTGCAATGTTGCACAAAATGACAAGGAGCAGGATATGGGTAAACCCTGTGATGATAAAAATACTCCTAGTTGCTCTGGCAGCAGATGCCTTAATGAAAAATCATCCAGTTCAATAGTAACAACCAGTTTCTCACTTCCTGTAGGTGAATCCCTAGGAGATTTTACTGGTTTTTCAGCCCCTAAAACGTGCAGTGATTCTCCTAGTGCTACAATGGATTGTGTCACCCCAGATAGTCTCAGCATAGTTCCATGTGATTCATCCCCATTACTTAAATCCCCAACTCTCAGTATTTCTCCTAGGCTCAGCAGTGGAAGGAAAAGTCTGCGGATGTCATCAGTGGTCTCCCCTTCCGAGAACGACCTTGATGTTGAAAGTGAGATGGGAATTAAAACTGGGAATCAGAAAAGCTCATCTGCTGCCTTTTCAACTCAGACAGCTCCAAATTTCCTTTCTAAAACAGAAAACTTAGCAGCAAGCATACGCCATGGTCTTGAAATTCTTGATGGCCATCGTCGTAGTGCTGCTTTGAGGCATTCATCATATAGGTTTTCGTTACTACCAAGAGAATCCAGATTAGTTGTTCCAGCTAACAGAGTTGATGTGGGAGTGCAGACTTTTCTTGATGATACTGTCAAAGAAGATTCTTCTGTATTCACATGTAGTAATTGTAAAAACAGAATGCAAGTTGATGCTGATGAAGCTGACAATAACTCAAACCTACAGTTGGTACCCGTTGATTGTCCTAACTCAAGCCTAGAGTTGGTACCTGTTGATAATCTTGGGTCCGCTGATAAGTCGAAGAAGCATGTTCTGAAA GCAGTAGAGAAGGTTTTGGCAGGATCTATAAGGAGAGAAATGGCACTTGAAGAATTCTGTGCAAAGCAGAACTATGAGATAATGCAGCTTAACCGCTTG GTGCAACAGTACAAACATGAGAGGGAGTGCAATGCCATAGTAGCACAAACAAGGGAAGATAAAATTCTTCGCCTTGAGAGCCTCATGGATGGTGTTTTACCCTCTGAGGACTTCATGGATGAAGAACATCTGGCCCTTGTCCATGAACACAAG CTTTTAAAGGAGAAGTTCAAGAATCATCCCGAAGTTTTGAAGATGCAGATAGAGTTAAAAAGGGTAAGAGATGAACTAGAACAGTATCAGAGTTTCTACAAATTGGGTGAGAGGGAAGTGTTGATGGAAGAAATACAAAGTTTAAGAAGCCAGCTTCAGTTTTACGTTGATTCTTCATCTCAATCTGGAAGGAAGCAATATCCCCTGTTGCAGTTAACTAGTTCCTCCCAACCTAGATTGTCAGCAACACTCACAGCCATCCCAGAGTCAACAGATGAGAAAGCTGAAACAGACGAAATTCCAGAGTCAACAGGGGAGGAGAGGGCTGAGGCCAATGAAATTCCAGCATCATCAGAGGAGAGCTCTGAAGCGATACTTGAAAGAGAAAGAATTAAATGGACTGAGGCAGAAAGCAGATGGATTTGTCTTTCTGAGGAATTGAGAGCTGAGCTTGAATCTAACAGATTGCTAGCTGAAAAGAGGAAGCAGGAATTGGATGCCGAGAGGAAGTGTAGTGAGGAACTTCAGGAAGCAATGCATATGGCTATAGAAGGCCATGCAAGGCTTCTCGAACAGTATGCAGATTTGGAAGAGAAACATATCCAATTGCTTGCGAGGCATAGAAACATTCAACAAGGAATTGAGGATGTCAAGAAAGCAGCCTCCAGGGCAGGAGTAAGAGGTGCAGAGTCTAAGTTCATAAATGCCCTTGCTGCGGAAATTTCAGCATTAAAagcagaaagagaaaaagaaaggcgAATCCTAAGGGATGAAAACAGAGGCCTTCAATCCCAATTGAAGGATACTGCTGAAGCAATGCAAGCTGCAGGTGAATTGCTTTTGCGGCTTAAAGAAGCAGAAGAAGCTGTCACTACTGCACAG AAACGGACAATGGATGCAGAACTGGAAGCTACAAAGGCCTATAAACAAATGGAGAAGCTTAAGAAGAAACACGAAAAGGAAATCAGTGAACTCAATATTCAGCTCAAAGAAACGCGTGCAAAAGAATTGATGCAACCAGCCTATGATGATGACATTGTAATGCCCATATATGATGAGCCACATAGTATTGGTGTTCATGATCTTGAGCACTTTGATAATACAGAGGATGGGGAGTTTGAAAAACTAGCAGAACCATCATGGTTCTCTGGCTATGATAGATGCAACATATAG
- the LOC112795648 gene encoding kinesin-like protein KIN-12B isoform X3: protein MWGPANALSEENAASEQRGLTPRVFERLFARINEEQTKHSDKQLSYQCHCSFLEIYNEQITDLLDPNQRNLQIREDVKSGVYVENLTEEQVSTMKDVTRLLIKGFTNRRVGATSINSESSRSHTVFTCVVEFRCKSSVDGTSRFKTSRINLVDLAGSERQKLTGAAGERLKEAGNINRSLSQLGNLINILAEISQTGKQRHIPYRDSRLTFLLQESLGGNAKLAMICAISPAQSCRSETFSTLRFAQRAKAIKNKAVVNEVMQEDVNQLREVIRQLRDELHRIKANGYNPADSSGGHSAAWIRRSLNLLQSSLSRPLQLSCVDEDGDEEMEIDEEGVHDHDAVSCSATMLDNCNVAQNDKEQDMGKPCDDKNTPSCSGSRCLNEKSSSSIVTTSFSLPVGESLGDFTGFSAPKTCSDSPSATMDCVTPDSLSIVPCDSSPLLKSPTLSISPRLSSGRKSLRMSSVVSPSENDLDVESEMGIKTGNQKSSSAAFSTQTAPNFLSKTENLAASIRHGLEILDGHRRSAALRHSSYRFSLLPRESRLVVPANRVDVGVQTFLDDTVKEDSSVFTCSNCKNRMQVDADEADNNSNLQLVPVDCPNSSLELVPVDNLGSADKSKKHVLKAVEKVLAGSIRREMALEEFCAKQNYEIMQLNRLVQQYKHERECNAIVAQTREDKILRLESLMDGVLPSEDFMDEEHLALVHEHKLLKEKFKNHPEVLKMQIELKRVRDELEQYQSFYKLGEREVLMEEIQSLRSQLQFYVDSSSQSGRKQYPLLQLTSSSQPRLSATLTAIPESTDEKAETDEIPESTGEERAEANEIPASSEESSEAILERERIKWTEAESRWICLSEELRAELESNRLLAEKRKQELDAERKCSEELQEAMHMAIEGHARLLEQYADLEEKHIQLLARHRNIQQGIEDVKKAASRAGVRGAESKFINALAAEISALKAEREKERRILRDENRGLQSQLKDTAEAMQAAGELLLRLKEAEEAVTTAQKRTMDAELEATKAYKQMEKLKKKHEKEISELNIQLKETRAKELMQPAYDDDIVMPIYDEPHSIGVHDLEHFDNTEDGEFEKLAEPSWFSGYDRCNI from the exons ATGTGGGGTCCTGCTAATGCTTTATCGGAGGAAAATGCAGCCAGCGAACAACGGGGTCTTACACCCCGTGTCTTTGAGAGACTATTTGCACGCATAAATGAA GAGCAAACTAAGCATTCAGACAAACAACTCAGCTACCAGTGCCACTGCTCTTTTCTTGAG ATATACAATGAACAAATCACGGATCTTTTAGATCCAAATCAAAGAAACCTACAG ATAAGGGAAGATGTTAAATCTGGTGTTTATGTAGAAAACCTTACGGAGGAGCAAGTGTCAACCATGAAGGATGTAACTCGGCTTTTAATAAAG GGATTCACAAACAGAAGAGTAGGTGCAACCAGTATAAATTCTGAGAGTTCTCGCTCACATACTGTTTTTACTTGTGTTGTTGAATTTCGATGCAAG AGCTCGGTAGATGGTACAAGCAGATTTAAAACAAGTAGAATCAATCTTGTTGATCTAGCTGGATCAGAAAGACAAAAATTGACTGGTGCTGCAGGGGAGCGTTTGAAGGAAGCCGGCAATATCAATAGATCACTCTCACAGCTTGG GAATCTGATAAATATTCTTGCAGAAATTTCTCAGACAGGAAAGCAGCGCCATATACCATATAGAGACTCCAGGTTGACATTTTTATTGCAGGAGTCTCTTGGAGGAAATGCAAAATTAGCAATGATTTGTGCTATTTCTCCAGCACAAAG TTGTAGAAGTGAAACTTTCAGTACACTGAGATTTGCACAACGTGCCAAAGCTATCAAGAACAAGGCAGTTGTTAATGAAGTCATGCAGGAAGATGTCAACCAATTGCGAGAAGTGATACGACAATTAAGG GATGAGCTGCATCGAATCAAAGCAAATGGTTACAATCCAGCAGACTCAAGTGGAGGTCATTCAGCAGCTTGGATTCGAAGAAGCTTGAATTTATTACAGTCTAGCCTCAGTCGGCCACTACAATTATCTTGCGTTGATGAAGATGGTGATGAAGAGATGGAGATTGATGAGGAAGGTGTTCATGACCATGATGCTGTTTCCTGCAGTGCCACTATGTTGGATAATTGCAATGTTGCACAAAATGACAAGGAGCAGGATATGGGTAAACCCTGTGATGATAAAAATACTCCTAGTTGCTCTGGCAGCAGATGCCTTAATGAAAAATCATCCAGTTCAATAGTAACAACCAGTTTCTCACTTCCTGTAGGTGAATCCCTAGGAGATTTTACTGGTTTTTCAGCCCCTAAAACGTGCAGTGATTCTCCTAGTGCTACAATGGATTGTGTCACCCCAGATAGTCTCAGCATAGTTCCATGTGATTCATCCCCATTACTTAAATCCCCAACTCTCAGTATTTCTCCTAGGCTCAGCAGTGGAAGGAAAAGTCTGCGGATGTCATCAGTGGTCTCCCCTTCCGAGAACGACCTTGATGTTGAAAGTGAGATGGGAATTAAAACTGGGAATCAGAAAAGCTCATCTGCTGCCTTTTCAACTCAGACAGCTCCAAATTTCCTTTCTAAAACAGAAAACTTAGCAGCAAGCATACGCCATGGTCTTGAAATTCTTGATGGCCATCGTCGTAGTGCTGCTTTGAGGCATTCATCATATAGGTTTTCGTTACTACCAAGAGAATCCAGATTAGTTGTTCCAGCTAACAGAGTTGATGTGGGAGTGCAGACTTTTCTTGATGATACTGTCAAAGAAGATTCTTCTGTATTCACATGTAGTAATTGTAAAAACAGAATGCAAGTTGATGCTGATGAAGCTGACAATAACTCAAACCTACAGTTGGTACCCGTTGATTGTCCTAACTCAAGCCTAGAGTTGGTACCTGTTGATAATCTTGGGTCCGCTGATAAGTCGAAGAAGCATGTTCTGAAA GCAGTAGAGAAGGTTTTGGCAGGATCTATAAGGAGAGAAATGGCACTTGAAGAATTCTGTGCAAAGCAGAACTATGAGATAATGCAGCTTAACCGCTTG GTGCAACAGTACAAACATGAGAGGGAGTGCAATGCCATAGTAGCACAAACAAGGGAAGATAAAATTCTTCGCCTTGAGAGCCTCATGGATGGTGTTTTACCCTCTGAGGACTTCATGGATGAAGAACATCTGGCCCTTGTCCATGAACACAAG CTTTTAAAGGAGAAGTTCAAGAATCATCCCGAAGTTTTGAAGATGCAGATAGAGTTAAAAAGGGTAAGAGATGAACTAGAACAGTATCAGAGTTTCTACAAATTGGGTGAGAGGGAAGTGTTGATGGAAGAAATACAAAGTTTAAGAAGCCAGCTTCAGTTTTACGTTGATTCTTCATCTCAATCTGGAAGGAAGCAATATCCCCTGTTGCAGTTAACTAGTTCCTCCCAACCTAGATTGTCAGCAACACTCACAGCCATCCCAGAGTCAACAGATGAGAAAGCTGAAACAGACGAAATTCCAGAGTCAACAGGGGAGGAGAGGGCTGAGGCCAATGAAATTCCAGCATCATCAGAGGAGAGCTCTGAAGCGATACTTGAAAGAGAAAGAATTAAATGGACTGAGGCAGAAAGCAGATGGATTTGTCTTTCTGAGGAATTGAGAGCTGAGCTTGAATCTAACAGATTGCTAGCTGAAAAGAGGAAGCAGGAATTGGATGCCGAGAGGAAGTGTAGTGAGGAACTTCAGGAAGCAATGCATATGGCTATAGAAGGCCATGCAAGGCTTCTCGAACAGTATGCAGATTTGGAAGAGAAACATATCCAATTGCTTGCGAGGCATAGAAACATTCAACAAGGAATTGAGGATGTCAAGAAAGCAGCCTCCAGGGCAGGAGTAAGAGGTGCAGAGTCTAAGTTCATAAATGCCCTTGCTGCGGAAATTTCAGCATTAAAagcagaaagagaaaaagaaaggcgAATCCTAAGGGATGAAAACAGAGGCCTTCAATCCCAATTGAAGGATACTGCTGAAGCAATGCAAGCTGCAGGTGAATTGCTTTTGCGGCTTAAAGAAGCAGAAGAAGCTGTCACTACTGCACAG AAACGGACAATGGATGCAGAACTGGAAGCTACAAAGGCCTATAAACAAATGGAGAAGCTTAAGAAGAAACACGAAAAGGAAATCAGTGAACTCAATATTCAGCTCAAAGAAACGCGTGCAAAAGAATTGATGCAACCAGCCTATGATGATGACATTGTAATGCCCATATATGATGAGCCACATAGTATTGGTGTTCATGATCTTGAGCACTTTGATAATACAGAGGATGGGGAGTTTGAAAAACTAGCAGAACCATCATGGTTCTCTGGCTATGATAGATGCAACATATAG